Proteins from one Catenuloplanes atrovinosus genomic window:
- a CDS encoding YkvA family protein codes for MANNLRRVAAFKALWQAITASRHGGPSVGQRIAAVPRMIKSIVKGEYDGGKSLLLMAGALAYLVSPIDIVPEAMLLLLGLTDDAVVITWLAGSVLSETQRFIEWEKDRDRILIGKAH; via the coding sequence ATGGCGAACAATCTGCGGCGTGTGGCGGCGTTCAAGGCTCTGTGGCAGGCGATCACGGCGAGCCGGCACGGCGGCCCGTCCGTCGGGCAGCGCATCGCGGCCGTACCGCGAATGATCAAATCGATCGTCAAGGGTGAGTACGACGGCGGCAAGTCGCTGCTGCTGATGGCCGGTGCGCTGGCGTATTTGGTGTCCCCGATCGACATCGTCCCGGAGGCGATGCTGCTGCTGCTCGGCCTGACCGACGACGCCGTGGTCATCACCTGGCTGGCCGGGTCCGTGCTGTCCGAGACGCAGCGGTTCATCGAGTGGGAGAAGGACCGCGACCGCATTCTCATCGGGAAGGCGCACTAA